A single genomic interval of Streptomyces sp. BA2 harbors:
- a CDS encoding nitroreductase family deazaflavin-dependent oxidoreductase gives MPPGVRLMQKVSSTRTFAKIAPHFIPAMDRTVHRLTRGKVLLSAKMLPGVILTVRGAKSGIPRRTPLACMPEDSGSWILIGSNFGRPGHPAWTGNLIAHPDADVSWQGADIPVRARLLAGDERAAAWEATLKFWPPYATYQSRVEREIRLFRLERRTD, from the coding sequence ATGCCGCCCGGTGTGCGCCTGATGCAGAAGGTGTCGTCCACCCGGACCTTCGCGAAGATCGCCCCGCACTTCATCCCCGCCATGGACCGCACGGTGCACCGCCTCACGCGCGGCAAGGTGCTGCTCAGCGCGAAGATGCTGCCGGGGGTGATCCTGACGGTGCGCGGCGCCAAGAGCGGGATTCCGCGGCGCACCCCTTTGGCCTGTATGCCGGAGGACTCGGGGAGTTGGATCCTGATCGGCTCCAACTTCGGCCGTCCGGGGCATCCCGCGTGGACCGGCAACCTCATCGCCCATCCGGATGCCGACGTCAGCTGGCAGGGCGCGGACATTCCGGTCAGGGCGCGGCTGTTGGCGGGCGACGAGCGGGCGGCGGCCTGGGAGGCGACGCTGAAGTTCTGGCCGCCGTACGCGACGTACCAGTCCCGTGTGGAGCGGGAGATCCGCCTGTTCCGTCTGGAGCGGCGTACGGACTAG